The following proteins come from a genomic window of Anopheles ziemanni chromosome 3, idAnoZiCoDA_A2_x.2, whole genome shotgun sequence:
- the LOC131286709 gene encoding USP6 N-terminal-like protein: protein MTRYDRYGLSTEQQEKQPPAGQQVDAQDSTVVTYGTMTDDESLLLERANAEREEIFLRYEQRGCKATDDSWQDPDELLVYAQTDRYGFLHQVAATSEDREEHDKLLKLEMARVKKWVKMNKNWDSAATKENLRRRVMKGIPDRMRSAIWRKLLDLDRLMLENAGVYERMLRIARNRSPDIRQIDFDVNRQFRNNIFYRERYSVKQQSLFRVLAAYSMYNTEIGYCQGMSTVAAVLLMYFDEEDTFWALETLMINARYAMHGLYIVGFPKLMRFLAHHDKILTKCLPKLKKHLDKHEVHSVLYSLKWFFVIFIERIPFSLCLRVWDIYMMFGERVLTAMSFTILKMHRGKLLRMKDMDQITDFLMTSLHKQFGYSDDTVIKTLQSSMDELKRMKLLNLPPAVATELPMKPRGQPHEPSMRAKIGHRDEQFSDREMVLKETVLYRSESKNDDDEEQYQNGDVRGNGNGTAVHEEEDDERTEKDYDDITEDTVSHLNIVSDTDGGSITKQSLTGTSVTSTNDISLTSYDRTCDIFRLQSHQSSGRELPVATSAVLLLDQLAAQLSDEELSSYGAAVELILDTEDPRLTSFGNGIAKDNNSSSITEGEPLEKECSEPSQEAEEKLSSSVHERDARKMAAVNDVERPVEHGNDEEDEDELTEKQLSF from the exons ATGACCAGATACGATCGATACGGTTTATCGACGGAGCAGCAGGAGAAACAACCACCCGCAGGACAGCAAGTAGATGCGCAAGACTCGACGGTGGTGACCTACGGGACGATGACTGACGATGAGTCCCTTCTGCTGGAGCGCGCGAATGCCGAGCGCGAGGAGATCTTCTTGCGCTACGAACAACGCGGCTGCAAAGCAACCGATGACAGCTGGCAAGATCCCGACGAGCTGCTGGTTTACGCACAGACCGACCGGTACGGATTCCTACATCAGGTAGCAGCAACGTCCGAGGACAGAGAGGAACACGACAAGCTGCTGAAGCTCGAGATGGCGCGGGTCAAGAAGTGGGTCAAGATGAACAAAAACTGGGACAGCGCGGCCACCAAAGAAAATCTTAGGCGGCGCGTGATGAAGGGCATTCCCGATCGGATGCGGTCGGCCATTTGGCGCAAACTGCTCGACCTCGACCGGTTGATGCTGGAGAACGCCGGGGTGTACGAGCGGATGTTGCGCATTGCCCGGAACCGCAGTCCAGACATTCGGCAGATCGATTTCGACGTTAATCGGCAGTTTCGGAACAACATTTTCTACCGCGAGCGGTACAGTGTGAAGCAGCAAAGTTTATTCCGGGTACTGGCGGCGTACAGTATGTATAACACCGAGATAGGCTACTGCCAGGGCATGTCGACCGTGGCCGCCGTGCTACTGATGTACTTCGACGAGGAGGACACGTTCTGGGCGCTGGAGACGCTGATGATCAACGCCCGGTATGCGATGCACGGCCTGTACATCGTGGGCTTTCCCAAATTGATGCGGTTTTTGGCGCATCATGACAAAATACTCACCAAGTGTCTGCCAAAACTGAAGAAACACCTCGACAAGCACGAGGTTCATTCCGTACTATATTCGCTGAAgtggttttttgttatttttatcgaGCGG ATACCATTTAGCTTATGTTTACGAGTATGGGACATTTACATGATGTTTGGGGAACGCGTACTTACAGCAATGTCGTTTACAATATTAAAAATGCATCGCGGGAAACTTTTGCGAATGAAAGATATGGATCAAATAACCGATTTCCTTATG ACGTCGCTGCACAAACAGTTCGGCTACAGTGACGACACTGTGATAAAAACCCTCCAATCCTCGATGGACGagctaaagagaatgaaactaCTCAATCTACCACCGGCCGTTGCCACCGAACTGCCAATGAAACCACGCGGTCAGCCGCATGAACCATCGATGAGGGCAAAG attGGCCATCGGGATGAACAGTTTTCGGATCGGGAAATGGTGTTGAAGGAGACGGTACTGTACCGCAGCGAGTCGAAGaatgacgacgatgaagaaCAGTACCAAAATGGGGACGTGCGGGGTAATGGTAATGGAACAGCGGTACATGAGGAAGAGGACGATGAGCGGACCGAAAAGGATTACGATGATATTACCGAGGACACCGTAAGCCATCTCAACATAG TATCCGATACGGACGGGGGAAGTATCACGAAGCAATCCCTAACCGGTACATCCGTGACCTCAACAAACGATATTAGCCTAACGTCGTACGATCGTACCTGTGATATATTCCGTCTGCAATCACATCAAAGCAGTGGCCGGGAGTTGCCAGTAGCAACGTCCGCCGTCTTGCTGCTTGACCAGTTGGCCGCTCAACTGTCGGATGAAGAACTGTCTTCATATGGAGCGGCGGTAGAGCTGATACTCGACACGGAGGATCCCCGGCTGACCTCGTTTGGCAATGGAATTGCTAAGGATAATAATTCTTCATCCATTACCGAGGGTGAGCCACTGGAAAAAGAATGTTCCGAGCCGTCgcaagaagcagaagaaaaattgtCCTCCTCGGTTCACGAGCGGGATGCTCGGAAAATGGCAGCGGTGAACGATGTTGAGAGACCTGTGGAGCACGGGAACGATGAAGAGGATGAGGATGAATTGACGGAAAAGCAGCTCTCGTTTTAA
- the LOC131284853 gene encoding DNA repair protein complementing XP-C cells homolog, which produces MSDEEENFTESDEGSDFSASEEDEWVPTKDTKKKQGAKKFKAESSSDTEEDDEDSLSEDGSDLEEFEESSKKKKGKQSTARKRPASKTSPKPAAGGKRKRLSPGLRDRLYQQYKKDLLKEIAPARPPLNSSVSDILQKCQYQRKGGAVGSQSRAEDSDSSGDDHLVDPEKLDLGSTFFNKHDKTQSTSGSGPPQFDVNAGMRLSDSSDGEDPEPRSGRTGEEFLPASIPKQAADKLISHINQQSGEFMNFHNLDQFTAKVEEAKRFLKNYQQKEAEHVNTESLGDGAALTAKHHKESVSNLLALGETDAGASPLKVQSNASSDSEWEEVQTEEGAERKPESESKPKDVTIEMDTAQSRRKRREELEMELYIKRQINKVKRANQLNYHKSSVLAAIAIGRELNRIIGGSSIKGFLISIMQEKVSVASTKWDEKKVQSLADWFRAEFMLLSNDYLGKRNGCSLAFNLSLALYTRKVNCRRDYILLFLACLRLAGAQARIVLSASVPYKRPAMNDLCPMSERQIKENTAKRLPNGTQSERPLGSAQKQKKDCVEKSKPENLDVEQSVCKTTPTKENTSKEPLKSTTQKVATRRTTRRALATLNIPQLDGADDVPLETALNVIPLRRSLRSSSASAIPVTSPGTSPFTKRKSNTSGSSNSVGVGKTKGIEMRKRKLFTLQTEPTDLVVTTLTTESCPAVRSSTRNQAKEQKETKLKLDSAKEVIVKRQTARPSTPSDDDAFVSKGSKSKKMRAARGKGKPGGEEDAAPLINNGKVPTVVLTPVNKSIEQKVVPTYLDVAGEPPQVTKPQVKAEEKPLHVANKSIDRKVSYDSSSEGESAKQKRKVTTKKNHEPLAGKVKTKRAGKKKQFNSSSDDLEADSDFELPKASSKHTKKRPTASKGKKSPAVKRGGTAGARQVGGDKTDLWIEFYCEKSKRWITFDLTSGRADCVDYIVRNATSPISYVFAWDNEGIIKDITARYVQNWNTACRMLRVEHAWLDKVLAPFVGAKTNRDLLEDKELNKLDADKPLPKTIGELKNHPLYALRRHLLKFEALYPAEPPSLGFIRGEAIYPRECVFTLQTREKWYKQGRVVRPFETAYKVVKCWKYDRPTNNWLKNQPCDLFGLWQTDEYDPPTAENGLVPRNEYGNVELFTEKMLPKGTVHLKLPGLNKVCKRLQIDCAPALTGFDMAKMRMVPVYDGFVVCQEFAEKVVEEWYKEMEQEERRELEKKEKRVYGNWKRLIKGLLVRRKLQNKYNFDNLA; this is translated from the exons ATGAGCGACGAGGAGGAAAATTTTACTGAAAGTGACGAGGGATCCGATTTTTCGGCGAGTGAAGAAGATGAGTGGGTACCGACAAAGGatacgaagaaaaaacaggGGGCCAAAAAGTTCAAGGCCGAAAGCAGCTCCGATACCGAGGAGGACGATGAAGACTCCCTTTCGGAGGATGGTAGCGATCTAGAGGAGTTTGAAGAAAGcagcaagaagaaaaagggcaAACAGTCGACGGCGCGGAAAAG GCCAGCTTCAAAGACTTCTCCCAAACCAGCAGCGGGTGGCAAAAGGAAACGTCTTTCACCTGGACTGCGCGATCGGCTATATCAACAGTATAAGAAGGATTTGCTCAAAGAGATAGCACCAGCGAGGCCACCACTAAATAGTAGCGTTTCCGATATCCTGCAAAAATGTCAATACCAACGGAAGGGTGGAGCGGTTGGAAGCCAAAGTAGAGCGGAAGATTCCGATAGTAGTGGCGACGACCACTTAGTTGATCCGGAAAAGTTGGATCTTGGCTCGACCTTCTTCAATAAGCACGATAAGACCCAGTCAACCAGTGGTTCCGGTCCACCACAGTTCGACGTAAACGCCGGTATGCGCCTTTCGGATAGCTCCGACGGGGAAGATCCGGAACCGAGAAGCGGACGAACTGGTGAGGAATTTTTACCTGCATCGATACCGAAGCAGGCCGCTGACAAACTGATCAGCCATATCAACCAGCAGTCTGGTGAATTCATGAATTTTCACAATCTCGACCAGTTCACGGCGAAGGTGGAGGAGGCGAAGCGATTTCTGAAAAACTACCAACAAAAAGAGGCCGAGCATGTTAATACGGAATCATTGGGGGACGGCGCAGCGCTAACGGCCAAACATCACAAGGAAAGCGTGTCCAATTTATTGGCTCTTGGCGAAACGGATGCAGGAGCTTCACCCCTTAAAGTACAGTCAAACGCCAGCTCTGACTCGGAATGGGAAGAAGTTCAAACGGAGGAAGGTGCTGAGAGAAAACCAGAAAGTGAGTCAAAACCGAAGGATGTTACCATCGAAATGGACACTGCGCAAAGCAGGAGAAAGCGTAGGGAAGAGCTGGAAATGGAATTGTATATTAAAAGGCAAATTAACAAGGTAAAACGAGCGAACCAGCTGAACTACCACAAAAGCAGTGTTCTGGCAGCCATTGCTATCGGGCGTGAGTTGAATCGCATCATCGGCGGTAGTTCTATAAAAggatttttaatttccatcaTGCAAGAAAAAGTTTCCGTCGCTAGCACCAAGTGGGACGAGAAAAAAGTACAAAGCTTAGCCGATTGGTTTAGGGCGGAGTTCATGCTCCTGTCGAACGATTATctgggaaaaagaaatggatgTAGCCTTGCGTTCAACCTATCACTGGCTCTCTATACCCGCAAGGTAAACTGTCGTCGAGATTATATATTACTGTTTCTGGCATGCTTACGTTTGGCCGGTGCTCAGGCTCGTATCGTGCTTTCCGCCAGTGTGCCATATAAGCGGCCAGCTATGAACGACCTCTGCCCAATGAGCGAGCGTCAGATTAAAGAGAACACCGCAAAACGTCTTCCGAACGGAACTCAAAGTGAGCGTCCGTTGGGAAGtgctcaaaaacaaaaaaaggattgCGTGGAAAAATCCAAACCTGAGAATTTAGATGTGGAACAGTCTGTCTGTAAAACTACACctacaaaagaaaatacatcTAAGGAACCATTGAAAAGTACGACCCAAAAGGTGGCAACTCGTAGAACCACACGAAGGGCGCTAGCTACGCTGAACATTCCACAGCTGGACGGTGCAGATGATGTTCCCTTGGAAACTGCGTTAAACGTAATACCACTTAGACGTTCATTGCGATCCAGCAGTGCATCTGCTATCCCGGTAACTTCTCCCGGGACTTCTCCTTTCACCAAGCGAAAATCAAACACTTCGGGCTCATCTAACTCTGTTGGTGTTGGAAAAACTAAAGGGATTGAAATGAGAAAGAGGAAACTTTTCACGCTTCAAACCGAACCGACAGACCTCGTCGTGACAACGCTGACAACTGAGAGTTGCCCAGCGGTGCGATCAAGTACCCGGAATCAGGCAAAGGagcaaaaagaaactaaactaaaacTCGATAGTGCGAAGGAAGTAATAGTCAAACGACAAACAGCCCGACCTAGTACACCTTCGGACGACGATGCCTTCGTTTCGAAAGGTTCCAAGTCTAAGAAAATGAGAGCGGCTAGGGGTAAAGGAAAACCCGGTGGAGAAGAAGATGCTGCTCCATTAATCAATAACGGGAAAGTACCAACAGTCGTTCTCACACCCGTAAATAAATCGATTGAACAAAAAGTAGTGCCTACTTATCTTGATGTCGCAGGCGAACCACCGCAGGTTACGAAACCGCAGGTTAAGGCAGAAGAGAAGCCACTGCATGTAGCGAACAaatcaatcgatcgaaaagTATCATATGATTCATCCTCTGAGGGCGAGTCAGCTAAACAAAAGCGGAAAGTGACCACTAAAAAGAACCACGAACCTCTGGCCGGAAAGGTTAAAACAAAACGGGCAGGGAAGAAAAAGCAATTCAATTCATCTTCGGATGATTTGGAGGCCGATAGTGACTTCGAGCTACCAAAGGCATCTTCGaaacacacgaaaaaaagGCCCACGGCGTCGAAGGGCAAAAAATCTCCCGCGGTCAAACGAGGCGGTACGGCGGGAGCACGTCAAGTCGGAGGCGACAAAACGGACCTTTGGATCGAGTTCTACTGTGAAAAGTCAAAACGATGGATTACTTTCGACTTAACAAGTGGACGTGCCGATTGTGTTGACTATATCGTG CGAAATGCAACCAGCCCGATATCGTACGTGTTTGCTTGGGATAATGAAGGTATTATCAAAGATATAACCGCTCGGTATGTTCAAAATTGGAACACTGCCTGCCGGATGCTGCGTGTCGAGCACGCATGGCTGGATAAAGTCCTTGCGCCGTTCGTGGGCGCCAAAACCAACCGGGACCTGCTGGAGGATAAGGAACTGAACAAACTGGACGCAGACAAACCGCTTCCGAAGACGATCGGTGAGCTAAAGAATCATCCGCTCTATGCGTTACGACGTCACTTGTTGAAATTTGAAGCCCTCTACCCGGCGGAACCCCCGAGCCTAGGCTTTATTCGTGGCGAGGCCATCTATCCACGCGAGTGCGTCTTCACACTGCAGACACGCGAAAAGTGGTACAAGCAGGGACGCGTCGTGCGGCCGTTTGAGACGGCTTATAAGGTGGTCAAGTGTTGGAAGTACGATCGGCCAACTAACAACTGGTTAAAAAACCAGCCATGCGACTTATTTGGTCTGTGGCAAACGGATGAGTACGATCCACCTACTGCGGAGAATGGCCTCGTGCCTCGCAACGAGTACGGTAATGTGGAGCTGTTTACAGAAAAAATGCTACCCAAGGGAACGGTCCATTTGAAAT TGCCGGGACTGAACAAGGTTTGCAAACGGCTGCAAATAGACTGTGCGCCAGCCCTCACTGGTTTCGATATGGCGAAGATGCGTATGGTCCCAGTGTATGATGGATTTGTCGTCTGTCAGGAGTTTGCCGAAAAGGTAGTTGAAGAGTGGTACAAGGAGATGGAGCAGGAGGAGCGCCGGGagctggaaaaaaaggaaaaacgggtGTATGGTAACTGGAAGCGGCTGATCAAGGGACTCCTGGTTCGCCGCAAACTACAGAACAAGTACAATTTTGATAATTTAGCATAG
- the LOC131284851 gene encoding probable cytochrome P450 28a5, giving the protein MLLTITLLVTVGTLVYLFLAWNVNYWTKRGVPGPAPRLLFGNFPSFVLRNRPFVDDFQDIYNKFRFQGNFVGVFNSRTPAILVLKPALLKDVLIKNFKNFQDNEFADSINKESDPIFGRNPFMLKGEEWKEKRAEVTPAFTTLRMKALFPFVEDVTQRMTQYVVKHEIEGPIESRELCAKYTTDVVSSCIFAADAQSFSNEKAEIREMGRKLLEPNFRIVIMFLLIGLVPALKKLFPIAFVPKSIEQFFTRLMDDAVAYREKNGIKRVDYLDHLIGLRARKQLSSLDMAAHGVTFFIDGFETSSLAMSFTLYELARNPDCQETLRTELLAARNDNGTIDYDTLLELPYLDQVLNEALRVWPPAAFLSKVCTVPTELELEDGGRKVLIDRGVPVMLPVWQIHRDEEYFEDALRFNPARFAPELGGTKAYREKGCFVPFGDGPRQCLGMRFALMQVKRGIFELVTKYNISVNAKTKEPIQLDPKTFIIAPLGGIWLDYKPIAA; this is encoded by the exons ATGTTGCTTACAATCACGCTACTCGTGACAGTGGGAACGCTGGTTTACCTGTTCCTGGCATGGAACGTGAATTATTGGACGAAACGGGGCGTACCAGGGCCAGCCCCACGTTTGCTGTTTGGTAACTTCCCCAGCTTCGTCCTGCGCAATCGGCCGTTCGTCGATGACTTCCAGGATATATACAA TAAGTTTCGCTTCCAAGGCAATTTCGTCGGCGTGTTCAATAGCCGAACACCGGCCATTTTGGTGCTGAAACCCGCGCTGCTGAAGGATGTGTTGAtaaagaattttaaaaactttcaagACAATGAGTTTGCCGACTCGATCAACAAGGAGAGCGATCCCATCTTTGGTCGCAACCCGTTCATGCTGAAGGGCGAggagtggaaggaaaaacgggcCGAAGTGACGCCAGCCTTCACCACCTTGCGG ATGAAGGCTCTCTTTCCTTTCGTTGAGGATGTGACGCAGCGTATGACGCAGTACGTGGTGAAGCATGAGATTGAGGGACCGATCGAGTCGCGGGAACTGTGTGCCAAATATACGACCGACGTCGTGTCGAGCTGTATATTCGCGGCGGACGCACAATCGTTCTCCAATGAGAAGGCGGAGATCCGCGAGATGGGTCGCAAATTGCTCGAGCCCAACTTCAGGATCGTGATAATGTTCTTGTTGATTGGGCTTGTGCCGGCACTCAAGAAGCTCTTCCCAATCGCGTTCGTGCCAAAATCGATCGAACAGTTCTTCACCCGGCTAATGGATGACGCCGTGGCGTATCGCGAAAAGAACGGCATCAAGCGCGTCGACTACCTTGACCATCTGATCGGTTTGAGGGCGAGAAAACAATTAAGCTCGCTGGACATGGCCGCCCACGGGGTGACATTCTTTATTGATGGATTCGAAACGTCCAGCTTAGCGATGAGCTTCACGCTATACGAGCTGGCCCGCAATCCGGACTGCCAGGAAACTCTGCGCACTGAACTGCTAGCGGCACGTAACGACAACGGTACAATCGACTATGACACGCTGCTGGAGCTGCCCTATCTGGACCAGGTTTTGAACG AGGCACTTCGAGTGTGGCCACCGGCTGCCTTCCTTTCAAAGGTCTGCACCGTACCGACGGAACTCGAGCTTGAAGACGGCGGCCGAAAGGTGTTGATCGATCGAGGTGTGCCGGTAATGCTTCCTGTCTGGCAGATTCATCGTGACGAGGAATACTTTGAGGATGCACTGCGCTTTAATCCGGCACGGTTCGCGCCGGAGTTGGGCGGAACGAAAGCGTACCGCGAGAAGGGCTGCTTTGTACCGTTCGGCGACGGTCCACGCCAGTGCCTGGGCATGCGATTCGCTCTAATGCAGGTCAAGCGGGGCATCTTCGAGCTCGTGACCAAGTACAACATTTCCGTCAACGCGAAAACGAAAGAACCGATACAGCTggatccaaaaacattcatcatTGCTCCACTGGGTGGCATCTGGTTGGATTATAAACCGATCGCGGCGTAG
- the LOC131288263 gene encoding EF-hand domain-containing family member C2, protein MLRCSGLPFLPGNTFPDIGRSKFHKSHHFDQRNQVCILVDAQRPGIGGKPLLPTDCPEYTLPSLYPPKYAPARPAWLEYDRQVLCFYGYFQESLTEVDRLPYQVRKVRILYYLEDDTLQVSEPRTLNSGIPQGCLVTRQRIPRPPPYDREFTSLLDMNISHTVQLFDRVYTITGCDDFTRRFLNRLGVSVPGSIEQPIDPATELRKQQDSAKMAKLPAYKIDTLGKFLQYDRKVLRFKGVWDDRASVFGDVHELEVLYHLSDDTVEIKEKLPVNSGRDSNGMFLRRSRLPKTFDHLPTMGESTPVTVLNVIGGGLKGGRYLTDCVGIGKTDGNYYRDADLRIGARINVYGRTVMLTGCDRFTEDYYRTMYGLEDFTPLYGYSAPREQFVRCRRTERELPPFNGWGSHEDSEGNCLTLEPKPPRIDFRKFIAYDRCSLRFGARMVSKVLENNERFFVISYYLSDDTISVYEIPIRNSGFIGGEFIKRRKICLPRQDPFGAERPACYGPQHFYLGAVVLLQDHQFHVTNADIYALNFMEQHCEEFPLSNVSKIVQKLRDALRPHYKEYVAKHMANVVQTKIDGRPVSTVTYEALRLMLIELLGDQIVDQEIVTLCRLFSAEPEQPARCDRELVRSAIHAELNRALWSDLERTKEHIYHLEPTEPQWITPHRLCTIVKACKIPLDRALVEKMLQVLTQNEKGQLSVEDFLTMLNPAAAPSKPIQPLNIKHDVTHFTPYRVTGKLVNWDQLLEHIDLERTLTNQTS, encoded by the exons ATGTTGCGTTGCTCCGGATTGCCATTTTTACCAGGAAACACGTTTCCGGAT ATTGGTCGTTCCAAGTTTCACAAATCCCACCATTTCGATCAGCGAAACCAAGTGTGCATTCTCGTCGATGCGCAGCGTCCCGGtatcggtggaaaaccgttGCTCCCCACCGACTGCCCAGAGTATACCTTACCCTCGCTGTACCCACCGAAGTATGCTCCGGCGCGTCCGGCGTGGCTAGAATATGACCGCCAGGTGCTGTGCTTTTACGGCTACTTCCAGGAGTCGCTCACCGAGGTTGACCGTTTGCCTTACCAAGTGCGAAAGGTACGCATCTTGTATTATCTCGAGGACGACACGCTGCAGGTTAGCGAACCAAGAACACTGAATTCTGGCATACCCCAGGGTTGCCTGGTAACGCGCCAGCGCATACCACGACCCCCACCGTACGATCGAGAGTTCACTTCCCTGTTGGACATGAACATCAGCCACACGGTGCAACTGTTCGATCGTGTTTACACAATCACCGGGTGTGATGACTTCACTCGGCGATTCCTGAATAGGTTGGGCGTCTCGGTACCAGGATCTATCGAACAACCGAT TGACCCCGCAACAGAACTCCGCAAGCAGCAAGATTCCGCTAAAATGGCCAAGCTACCAGCGTACAAGATCGATACGCTGGGAAAGTTTCTGCAGTACGACCGCAAGGTGCTGCGGTTCAAGGGCGTCTGGGACGACCGAGCGAGCGTCTTCGGGGACGTTCATGAGCTGGAGGTGCTCTACCATCTCAGTGACGATACGGTCGAAATCAAGGAAAAGCTACCGGTCAACTCGGGTCGCGATTCGAACGGCATGTTTCTACGGCGCAGCCGCTTGCCAAAAACATTTGACCATCTTCCTACGATGGGCGAAAGCACCCCAGTAACGGTGCTGAATGTCATCGGCGGTGGACTGAAGGGTGGACGCTATCTAACCGATTGCGTTGGAATCGGCAAAACCGATGGGAACTACTATCGTGATGCCGATCTGCGCATCGGAGCCAGGATTAATGTGTACGGTCGGACGGTAATGTTGACTGGCTGCGATCGATTCACGGAAGACTACTATCGCACAATGTACGGCCTGGAGGATTTCACACCGCTCTACGGATACAGTGCGCCACGGGAGCAGTTTGTACGCTGTCGACGTACCGAGCGCGAGCTGCCACCCTTCAACGGTTGGGGATCGCACGAAGACTCCGAGGGTAACTGTTTGACCCTGGAGCCTAAACCACCCCGTATCGATTTCCGGAAGTTCATTGCTTACGATCGCTGTAGCCTACGGTTTGGGGCGCGAATGGTTTCGAAAGTGCTGGAAAATAACGAGCGCTTTTTTGTGATCAGCTACTACCTAAGCGATGACACAATATCGGTATACGAAATTCCGATCCGCAACTCCGGCTTCATCGGGGGCGAGTTCATCAAGCGACGTAAAATTTGTCTTCCGCGACAGGATCCGTTCGGGGCCGAGCGACCGGCTTGCTACGGCCCGCAACATTTCTATCTCGGTGCGGTGGTCCTGCTGCAGGATCATCAATTTCATGTGACGAATGCGGACATCTATGCACTCAACTTCATGGAGCAACACTGCGAAGAGTTTCCGCTCTCGAACGTGAGTAAGATCGTGCAGAAACTGCGGGACGCGCTACGTCCACACTACAAGGAATACGTCGCCAAGCACATGGCCAACGTTGTGCAGACCAAGATCGATGGGCGTCCGGTAAGCACGGTTACGTACGAAGCGCTGCGGTTGATGCTGATCGAACTGCTCGGGGACCAGATTGTCGATCAGGAAATCGTAACCCTTTGCCGGTTGTTTTCTGCCGAACCGGAGCAACCGGCTCGGTGCGACCGAGAGTTGGTGCGTTCGGCGATTCATGCCGAGCTAAACCGGGCACTTTGGAGCGATCTCGAGCGAACGAAGGAGCACATCTACCACCTCGAGCCGACGGAACCGCAGTGGATTACCCCTCATCGGCTGTGCACTATTGTGAAAGCTTGCAAAATACCACTAGACCGGGCGTTGGTCGAGAAAATGCTCCAAGT TCTTACCCAAAATGAAAAAGGACAACTTTCCGTGGAAGACTTTCTCACCATGCTTAATCCAGCGGCTGCCCCCAGTAAACCGATTCAGCCGCTCAACATTAAACACGATGTCACCCATTTCACGCCGTACCGCGTGACAGGCAAACTGGTCAACTGGGATCAGCTTCTGGAGCACATTGATCTCGAAAGAACACTGACGAATCAAACCTCCtag
- the LOC131286710 gene encoding uncharacterized protein LOC131286710 — protein sequence MHRFLRASIENLGLAMKKRPLSSHTSRYQGNGTATSGPCKQKICEDRARDLGIFESSPDSGRLKVASPLMWRPCPEPPKPREFSCDDAGLVPIMRRKRDPVLKKMSCTSPAPSVEAPECIKIKEDLCLRVQVPGCGKVRFPPKCEAPLAVRDCAKAEAPVSSFSEGYKNPFPALPISECLCYDSTRVC from the coding sequence ATGCATCGATTCCTGAGGGCATCAATCGAAAACTTGGGCTTAGCGATGAAAAAACGCCCATTGTCGTCGCATACGTCGAGGTATCAGGGCAATGGAACTGCAACAAGCGGACCCTGCAAACAGAAGATATGCGAAGATAGGGCGAGAGATCTTGGCATCTTTGAGTCCTCTCCGGACAGCGGAAGGCTGAAGGTGGCCAGCCCTTTAATGTGGCGTCCCTGTCCGGAGCCACCGAAGCCGCGCGAGTTTAGCTGCGACGATGCTGGACTGGTACCGATAATGCGCCGGAAGCGTGATCCGGTGCTGAAGAAGATGAGTTGCACCAGTCCGGCACCCAGCGTCGAAGCACCGGAGTGTATCAAAATTAAGGAGGATCTATGTCTCCGCGTGCAGGTTCCCGGTTGCGGCAAGGTACGGTTTCCGCCAAAGTGTGAGGCGCCGCTAGCAGTGCGTGACTGTGCGAAGGCAGAAGCACCGGTCTCTTCTTTCTCGGAGGGTTACAAGAATCCGTTCCCGGCGCTCCCAATTTCGGAATGTCTTTGTTATGACTCGACTAGAGTATGCTAG
- the LOC131287472 gene encoding thioredoxin, mitochondrial: protein MLRIFRNTLLDKRIIRKTFSFSAVAAKRFVIKDHYEFDQKVINSDNPVIVNFHAEWCDPCKILTPKMTELLEPSEEIDLAIVDVDDNAELVQTFEVKAVPAILAFRNGVVVDKFIGLVDANMIENLIGKLKKKKAA from the exons ATGCTTCGTATCTTCCGCAATACGCTTCTGGACAAACGTATCATACGCAAGACCTTCTCCTTCTCGGCCGTCGCAGCGAAGCGCTTCGTCATTAAGGACCATTATGAATTCGACCAGAAG GTCATCAACAGCGATAATCCGGTGATCGTGAACTTCCATGCCGAATGGTGCGATCCGTGCAAAATCCTCACACCGAAGATGACCGAACTACTCGAACCGTCCGAAGAGATCGACCTAGCGATCGTGGACGTGGACGATAATGCCGAGCTGGTGCAAACGTTCGAGGTGAAAGCGGTGCCTGCAATACTCGCCTTCCGCAACGGAGTGGTGGTTGACAAGTTTATTGGTCTAGTCGATGCGAATATGATCGAAAATCTCATCGGCAaactgaagaagaaaaaggcagCGTAA